TGGATAAGGATGGTTTTGAATCTGTATTTAAGGGCGAAGGTAAGAATCAGGATGATTATGCTGTCGGGTCTCACGGCCATGCAGTGCTGACCGCTCCCTTTGAAGGCATGGAGGTCTACGCGGATTTGTTGAAGACGGCACTGGCTAAAGATTCCGCTGAAGTCCTGGAAGAAGTGAAAGCAGCAGGAGTTCGTGGACGGGGTGGAGCTGGATTTCCCATGGGGGTAAAATGGGAATTCGCCCGCAATGCGAAAAGTGATCTGAAGTTTATTATCTGCAACGCCGATGAAGGTGATCCCGGTGCCTACTCGGATCGTTACCTCCTGGAGCAGCGGCCTCATGCGGTTCTCTTTGGAATGATTATCGGCGGCTACTGTATGGGAGCAGAGTGGGGCGTTCTTTACATTCGCGCCGAGTATCCGGAATCCTTTCCGATTATCGAATCCGCCATCGAGGACTTTCGCAGTTCCGGACTGTTAGGTCAGGACATCAATGGAAGTGGATTCAATTTCGATTTCAAGATTGTGCCGGGGCAAGGCTCTTACATTTGCGGCGAAGAAACGGCGCTGATCAGCAGCATTGAAGGTCAACGTCCTGAAGTGCGGGTGCGTCCGCCATTTCCGGCCCAAAAGGGTTTGTTTAATAAGCCGACCATTGTGAACAACGTGGAAACGCTGGCGGTGGTGCCTTATGTCATCAAAAACGGTGGCGCTGCTTACGCTGCTTTGGGAACCGAGAAGTCCAACGGAACCAAACTGGTGAGCCTGGACAGCTATTTCAATCGACCCGGCATTTATGAGGTAGAGATGGGTACGCCACTCTCGACGGTTGTAAACGAATTGGGTGGTGGATTCAAAGAGCCGGTCAAAGCGTTACACATTGGTGGCCCCTTGGGCGGGATGGTTCCGGCAAGCAAGATCGATGAGCTGACGATCGATTTCGAATCCTTTGCATCGGGCGGGTTTTTATTAGGACACGCCTCTGTGGTTTGTATTCCCGAAACGTTTCCTATTATGACTTACCTGGTTGAACTGATGGATTTTGCTGCTGTTGAAAGTTGCGGCAAATGTTTCCCCTGTCGTTTGGGAACCAAGCGGGCTCATGAGATGCTCGAGTCTGCCAATACGAGTAGTTACCGAATCGATACTGAACTGTTTGACGATCTTTTGCACACCTTAACCCAAGGATCGCTCTGTGCCCATGGAGGTGGCATCCCGCTTCCGGTGCGAAACGCTTTGCAATATTTTGAAGAAGAGTTGGAACCCTATTTTACCAAGGAGGTGAGCCATGTCTAAGATAGCCTACATCAACAACAAACCTCACGAGATCGTTCCCGGCGAAACCATGATTTCGTTAGCTAGAAGAGCACTCGGTAAGGACTCGATCCCCACTTTGTGCGACGCACCCAATCTGGAGCCTTTCGGCTCGTGCCGGGTGTGCAGTGTGGATGTTGCGTTGGAAAAGAACGGTCCGACGAAGGTCTTCGCTTCCTGCCATACGCCTGTGGCAGAAGGGCAGTTCATTTACACCGATTCACCGAACATTCAGCGCTTGCGGAAAAATATCATTGAGCTGGTCCTGACGGATCACCCATTGGATTGTTTAACCTGCGAGGTAAATGGGAATTGCGAACTTCAGACAGTGGCCGCACGTGTGGGCATAACCGATGTTCGTTATCCGGAAGGTGCCACTCACCTTGATCGGGAGAAGGATCTGAGTCACCCCTACATGACTTCGGACCTGAGCAAGTGTATTAACTGCTACCGTTGCGTGCGTGCCTGCGACGAAGTTCAAGGAGAGTTTGTGTTGAGCATGGCCGGTCGCGGATTCGATAGCCGAATTATCAAAGGCATGGATGAGAGTTTTGATGACAGTCCCTGTGTGAGCTGTGGTGCCTGTTCTCAAGCCTGTCCAACGGCGGCCATTTCGGATGTGTTCAAATCCAAATCAATCGCCAACACCCAAAAGACCCGCACGGTTTGCAATTACTGTGGGGTGGGTTGTAACCTCGAGGTGGCTACGGCTGGTGGAGAGATTAAAGGCATTCAGGCGCCTTATGACGCCGAAGTAAATCAAGGACACACCTGTTTGAAGGGTCGCTACGCATTTAAGTTCTACGATCATCCGGATCGAATCACTTCTCCAATGATCAAGCGCGATGGCGAATTTGAAAAAGTTTCCTGGGATGAAGTCTATGATCATCTTGCGGCGAAGTTTAAATACTTCCGCGATGAATTTGGACCGGACTCCATGGCGGGCATTTCTTCTGCTCGTTGCACCAACGAAGAAAATTACCTGATGCAGAAATTCTTCCGGGTGGTTGTGGGAACCAACAACATCGATGGTTGCGCCCGTGTTTGCCATTCACCGACCGCCTTAGGCATGCAACGCACCTTCGGAACCGGGGCCGCCACCAATTCGGTGGAGGATATCAAGTTCACCGAAGCTATCATGGTTATTGGGGCGAACCCAACCGAGGGACATCCGGTAACCGGAGCGAAACTTAAGCAATTCGCCATGACGGGTAAGACGTCGATTGTGATTGATCCACGACGGACCGAGCTCGCCCGCTATGCCACCTACCATTTGCAGCTTCGGCCAGGTACAAACGTGGCAGTCTTGAACATGATGTTGTATTACATCGTGAAGGAAGGTTTGGCGGATCAGGACTTCATTGCTGCCCGCACCGAGGGATACGAAGACTTTTGCGAAGAACTTCTAAAGCTGGATGTGGCCGCAATGGAAGCCGTCAGTGGGGTGGATCGAGAATTGGTCCGCCAAGCCGCGATTGCCTATGCAACGGCTGAGAGAGCGATGAGTTTTCATGGTCTGGGTGTGACCGAACATTCACAGGGAACCTTTACCGTTATGCAGATCGCGGATCTGGCTTTGATTACAGGAAATATTGGTCGACGTGGCGTTGGCGTAAATCCTTTGCGTGGTCAAAATAATGTTCAGGGCATGGCCGATATGGGAGCCCAACCCTACCAGGGTGCAGGTTACCTCGATGTGTCCGATCCGGATGTCATCAAGCATTACGAAGCGTTTTACGGTGTGGATATGCCCACTGAAATCGGGTGGAAAATTCCACAGATGTACGATGCAGCTTTGCAGGGAAAACTAAAAGCTGTTTGGGTTATCGGTGAGGATATGGTTCAGACCGATCCGAACAGTAATCATGTGAGAAAGGCATTGGGCTCACTTGAGATGTTAGTGGTTCAGGAGATCTTTATGACCCCGACAGCATTGATGGCTGACGTGGTTTTACCTGGTGCTTCTTTCCTCGAAAAAAGTGGTACCTTCACCAATGGTGAGCGCCGGATTCAAAGAGTTAATCAAGTGGTTGAGCCAATTGGAGATTCGAAGCCCGATGGGCAAATCATTGTCGAGCTCATGAACCGCATGGGCTACCAGCAGCCCGATTATGATCCCGCAGTTTTGCTTGAAGAAATTTCTGGCATCGTTCCTTTCTTTGCCGGTGTGAAGTGGGATGAACTGGGTGATAACGGCAAGCAATGGCCAGTGGCTGTTGGCGGCCAGGACACGCCGATCCTGCACATTGAATCCTTCAAACGCGGAAAAGGCTTATTTGTGTTTAACGCTTTTAAGGAAACAGAAGAAGTGGTAGTGAATGCCGAGAAATTTCCTTATATTCTGACCACGAACCGCAACCTGGAGCACTATAACTGTGGTGCTCAGACACGTCGGACTGCGAATATTGAACTCGTTTCTGAGGATGTAATCTTTATTCATCCTGAGGATGCTGAGGAACACGGTATCCAGGATGCGGATATGGTTTGTGTGGAATCGGATCGCGGAAAGGTAGATATCAAAGCCAAAGTGTCGGACGAAATTAAAAAAGGCGTCCTTAGCACCACCTTCCACTTTCCGGAAATCATGGTAAACGATCTGACTTCCAGCATCTCGGATTCTATCGCGATGTGTCCCGAATACAAAGTGGTCAGCGTTCGAATCCGAAAAGCTCGTAAGGTAGGAACGAGAGCTTAAGCCTTTTTAGATTTTTCGGTCACTTCAGGGATTACGATGTCTAACTGTATTCGGTAGGGCCACAGCTTCCAGCTGTGCCGGTTAATCTTCCTGTTATACAAATCGGCATTGCGAGGACGCAATTGCCCTGCTACCTTTTCGCCGTGATCTCGACTATCTGCTCAGCTGTTTGACAGGAAGCGGATTCTTCTTTGCTAGATGCCTTAGGATTCCAGCACTTGATGCGGGATTTCCGTTCCGTACGATTGAAACCCGGTTAGCTGAATCAATTTCAAAACCAATTTGATCGCCTCCTCTAATGTTCAACTTGTTGCGGATCAGCTTTGGGATGGTTACGCGACCTCTTAATGTTACTTTGGTTTTGTAGGAATTCATTGAATCTACTTTCCCCAATCGGTTCCGCGTGCTAGCCTTGGAAGCGGATTTACGTCTATATACAAAATGCATTCGGCGTCTGGTCCGTAAGGGCCTTGAAGTATTTCGGTTCCGTCGGCATCGATGGCCAGCGAACATCCAACGCACTTTCTGCCTTTCCAGGGACCGTCACTTATCCAGCCCACATTGCTTGCTCCGAAAATTGCGGTGGAAAATTTCTTGGCAACAGGAATGTAGCTGGCACGCCACACGCCTCCGTAAGGATCGACATCATTATCATGGTCCGCCGGCCTTGCCCAGGCGCAGGGAGATAAAATGACATCGGCACCCATATAACAAAGCGAACGGGCCAGGACCTGGTCATTGGCAAAACCATCGGCACAGATCATCAGCCCAAGCGTGCCAAACTCGGTCTCGACGACATTGAGTCTGTCTCCTTGATCATAATACGGATGACCAATTTCCAGTTCGTTTAATTTGCGATGCTTCAAGAGAACCTCGCCTTCTTTGTCTATGATTACCGCAGCGTTGTATGTTCTCTCGCCTGCCTGTTCGGTGATGCCTGCACATACATAGACCCCATTGTCTTTCGCAGCCTGGCTGAGTGCCCGGCAAGGTCCGCCTTCGGGGATGGGTTCCGCCAACTTCAAAGCGGAGGGATGCGTCCAACCGAGATCCAGGCATTCGGGTAAGAGGACAACTTCAGCTCCATGCGTGGATGCTTCCTTGATGAGTTCAATGGCATGGGCAATGTTGGCAGATTTCTCACCACCCTTCACCAGCATTTGGACCATCGCCAATTTAAATGGTTTTGGCATCGATCTTAGACGTCCAACAACCACCGTGCCTTCTCGGAAATGCGATCAAGAGTTTCCTGGCGGATCAATTCCTGTTGTGGGGTTTGTTGAGGTTGGTCTCGTGCGCAAAAGTAACTGTGAATGGCGCGACGAGCCTGGTCGGTATTGTTCGTGGTTCCGCCATGCCAGATATGCGAATTAAAAACTACGGCTGTTCCTGCTGGCGCCTCGAGTATGATTTCATCGGGGTGGGGTGCCTCAGGATCTTCCATCACTTCCTCCGGTACCTTTCCACAGAGGTGTGATCTGGGAACGAGTCGTGTCGCTCCATTCGCTACCGAGAAATCGTTCAGCAACCAGATTGAGTTACAGACTTTAAAATCACCTGGACCAACGGCTTCTTTCCAATCGACATGCAATTTCTGTAAACCCAAGCCGGGTCTGGCAGCACGGTAATTAAGAGAAGAGAGTTTAACCTCGGGTCCCAACACATGATAAACCGCAGCGAGCAATTTCGGATGAGTATAAAGTTTGTCGAACACTCCGCCCTTGTTAACCAGGTTGGCCAGGCGATCGGCTCCAGCTTCTTTTGGATGCTTTATATGTTTGGATTGAAAGAGCTCAAAACCACCTTCATCACCTTCCTCAACTATCAGTTCTTTAATGCGCGTTCTTAACGAACACAACTCCTCGTCGCTTAGTAGTTTCCCAAGCGATAAATAGCCTTGGCTATCCAGTGTTTCAGTTTCCGATTTTGTGAGCATAACAAGTCTTCGATAAGGAGTATTCTTGAAAAAAAATAACAGCCGTACTCATGAATAACTCAAATCAATTTTGTAATCCTGGAAAATGAGCGAACCCTAAGCTCCCTTCACCGTGCTGTTCTATCTCAGATGAGATGGATTCCAGTCCAGGGTCAAAACCCTATCGAATATAAGGTCTCTCTCCGTGCTTGCCCTTCGTAACTGGCGGCGCGTACCAGGATGCGATCGCGGGTGATAACAGGCGTCGCGAATATTTCGTTGCCTAGCTGGTTTTCTGCAACGAGCTCCAGTTTTTCGGGATTGGGCTTGATCACGAAGATCTTCCCTTCTTCGTTGGCATGGTAGATATGTCCGCCGGCCAATATCGGTGAGGAGCTCTCCGGGCCTTTCGGCAATCGCTCACGCCAGCGTAAATTTCCGTCCGCGATGTCCCAACAATGCACGACTCCGCCTTCTGCGATTCCATAGAGGTAATTGCCCACAAGGACCATCGATTGTTCGTAACATTTTACTGGATTACTCCAGAGGATCTTCTGACTTTCAACATCGATGGCCCAGGTCTCCTGGTCGGGATAGCCGCCTGAGGCAAAAACCACTCCGTCTTTCCAGAGCACCGTATTGGCAATCAAAGGATCCCCTCCTTCAACCGACCAAAGTTCCTTTCCGTTTTCCGGATCGTAGCCAACAACCCGATCGGCACCGTTGAGCACGATTTGCTCTGTTCCGTTGATGTCGGCCAGAACCGGCGTCCCATGCGAAGAGCGCTCCGCCAGCCGAACTGTTCGCCATACTTCCTTGCCGGTGTCGCAATCGAACGCGGCTATATAACCTTCACCCTGGCTTTCGGAAGCAACCACGATATTCCCGCCAGCCAGCAATGGAGACGTTCCATACCCGAAGGCACGCTCTGGATAAAACCGGCCCACATCCTTCCGCCACAATTCTTTTCCGTTTAAATCCAATGAGAACAGATGTAACCGATCACCCGCTACAAAAAACACGACATAGATGCGCTCGCCGTCGCTAGCCACACTTGCCGATGCGTGGGTATTTTTTTTATGGATCGTGCTGGGCAACTTTCCTTCGAGGAGAATGCTTTCCCAAAGAAGCTCGCCACTTTTGAACGAATAGCACAGTACCGATTGCGTCCCTTCATCCTCCCTGGCCGTCGTCAGAAAAATACGATCGCCCACTACAATCGGAGTCGAATGTCCTCGGCCCGGCACCGGCGTTTTCCACTGAACATGCTTGGTATCAGACCACTCGACGGGAAGCGTCTGTCCCGCTTCCGCTACTCCGATTCCATAAGGTCCCCGCCACGAAAGCCAATCACTGTCAGATGCAGCCATCGCAGGGTTATAGGT
Above is a genomic segment from Verrucomicrobiota bacterium containing:
- a CDS encoding NAD(P)H-dependent oxidoreductase subunit E, which translates into the protein MSKNLSDLTGRKGVQENLFTKIGELAANGGGTPSLEELNRLADEFLIGKANIYGTATFYDFLKPENQGKKVYVCNGSACLCAGTQDGLISDLKGKFKEEEIGHMTCLGRCHENGAFHYDGKNYSALDKDGFESVFKGEGKNQDDYAVGSHGHAVLTAPFEGMEVYADLLKTALAKDSAEVLEEVKAAGVRGRGGAGFPMGVKWEFARNAKSDLKFIICNADEGDPGAYSDRYLLEQRPHAVLFGMIIGGYCMGAEWGVLYIRAEYPESFPIIESAIEDFRSSGLLGQDINGSGFNFDFKIVPGQGSYICGEETALISSIEGQRPEVRVRPPFPAQKGLFNKPTIVNNVETLAVVPYVIKNGGAAYAALGTEKSNGTKLVSLDSYFNRPGIYEVEMGTPLSTVVNELGGGFKEPVKALHIGGPLGGMVPASKIDELTIDFESFASGGFLLGHASVVCIPETFPIMTYLVELMDFAAVESCGKCFPCRLGTKRAHEMLESANTSSYRIDTELFDDLLHTLTQGSLCAHGGGIPLPVRNALQYFEEELEPYFTKEVSHV
- the fdhF gene encoding formate dehydrogenase subunit alpha; translated protein: MSKIAYINNKPHEIVPGETMISLARRALGKDSIPTLCDAPNLEPFGSCRVCSVDVALEKNGPTKVFASCHTPVAEGQFIYTDSPNIQRLRKNIIELVLTDHPLDCLTCEVNGNCELQTVAARVGITDVRYPEGATHLDREKDLSHPYMTSDLSKCINCYRCVRACDEVQGEFVLSMAGRGFDSRIIKGMDESFDDSPCVSCGACSQACPTAAISDVFKSKSIANTQKTRTVCNYCGVGCNLEVATAGGEIKGIQAPYDAEVNQGHTCLKGRYAFKFYDHPDRITSPMIKRDGEFEKVSWDEVYDHLAAKFKYFRDEFGPDSMAGISSARCTNEENYLMQKFFRVVVGTNNIDGCARVCHSPTALGMQRTFGTGAATNSVEDIKFTEAIMVIGANPTEGHPVTGAKLKQFAMTGKTSIVIDPRRTELARYATYHLQLRPGTNVAVLNMMLYYIVKEGLADQDFIAARTEGYEDFCEELLKLDVAAMEAVSGVDRELVRQAAIAYATAERAMSFHGLGVTEHSQGTFTVMQIADLALITGNIGRRGVGVNPLRGQNNVQGMADMGAQPYQGAGYLDVSDPDVIKHYEAFYGVDMPTEIGWKIPQMYDAALQGKLKAVWVIGEDMVQTDPNSNHVRKALGSLEMLVVQEIFMTPTALMADVVLPGASFLEKSGTFTNGERRIQRVNQVVEPIGDSKPDGQIIVELMNRMGYQQPDYDPAVLLEEISGIVPFFAGVKWDELGDNGKQWPVAVGGQDTPILHIESFKRGKGLFVFNAFKETEEVVVNAEKFPYILTTNRNLEHYNCGAQTRRTANIELVSEDVIFIHPEDAEEHGIQDADMVCVESDRGKVDIKAKVSDEIKKGVLSTTFHFPEIMVNDLTSSISDSIAMCPEYKVVSVRIRKARKVGTRA
- a CDS encoding carbon-nitrogen hydrolase family protein gives rise to the protein MPKPFKLAMVQMLVKGGEKSANIAHAIELIKEASTHGAEVVLLPECLDLGWTHPSALKLAEPIPEGGPCRALSQAAKDNGVYVCAGITEQAGERTYNAAVIIDKEGEVLLKHRKLNELEIGHPYYDQGDRLNVVETEFGTLGLMICADGFANDQVLARSLCYMGADVILSPCAWARPADHDNDVDPYGGVWRASYIPVAKKFSTAIFGASNVGWISDGPWKGRKCVGCSLAIDADGTEILQGPYGPDAECILYIDVNPLPRLARGTDWGK
- a CDS encoding phytanoyl-CoA dioxygenase family protein, which translates into the protein MLTKSETETLDSQGYLSLGKLLSDEELCSLRTRIKELIVEEGDEGGFELFQSKHIKHPKEAGADRLANLVNKGGVFDKLYTHPKLLAAVYHVLGPEVKLSSLNYRAARPGLGLQKLHVDWKEAVGPGDFKVCNSIWLLNDFSVANGATRLVPRSHLCGKVPEEVMEDPEAPHPDEIILEAPAGTAVVFNSHIWHGGTTNNTDQARRAIHSYFCARDQPQQTPQQELIRQETLDRISEKARWLLDV
- a CDS encoding PQQ-binding-like beta-propeller repeat protein produces the protein MKSCIPRILIGATVLVFFTYNPAMAASDSDWLSWRGPYGIGVAEAGQTLPVEWSDTKHVQWKTPVPGRGHSTPIVVGDRIFLTTAREDEGTQSVLCYSFKSGELLWESILLEGKLPSTIHKKNTHASASVASDGERIYVVFFVAGDRLHLFSLDLNGKELWRKDVGRFYPERAFGYGTSPLLAGGNIVVASESQGEGYIAAFDCDTGKEVWRTVRLAERSSHGTPVLADINGTEQIVLNGADRVVGYDPENGKELWSVEGGDPLIANTVLWKDGVVFASGGYPDQETWAIDVESQKILWSNPVKCYEQSMVLVGNYLYGIAEGGVVHCWDIADGNLRWRERLPKGPESSSPILAGGHIYHANEEGKIFVIKPNPEKLELVAENQLGNEIFATPVITRDRILVRAASYEGQARRETLYSIGF